ATGTCCGCCCGGGCCTTTGCGGCCGCCTGGGCCAGATCCGACCCGGAACCGGGGCAGAAGGCCACCCGGACGACGTTTTCCGGGGGACGTCCGGCCAGGGTGAAAAACGTCCGTCCCGTCAGCCCGGCCAGGGTGTCTAAAAATTCCCCGTAGGGCAGGGGGGCGGGCAGATCTCCGGCCAAGCCGAATCCCATCTCCCTCAGGCCGTCCGGCAGGCGGGCCGGGTCGGCGTGCCCGGGCAAGGGGCCGGTCGGTTCGAGGACGCAGACGTTTTTCAGGCCGAAATCCCGCATCGGCCATCCGGCGGGGCCGTCCGGACGCACGTCCAGCGAGGTGTGGGCCGCGTACAGCCAGGCCCCGCTGGAAAGCGTCAGGCGCAACACCTCGTGGTAGGCGTCCCGGCGGTCGGGAAGACGGGGGGCAAGCAAAAGGGGATGGTGGGTCAGGATGAAACGGGCGCCCCAGTCCAGGGCAGCCCTGACCGTGGCCGGTGTGGGGTCGAGGCCCACGGCCAGCTTGTCACAGGCATCGGCCGATCCGGCGATCTGGATGCCGCATTTGTCCCAGGCGGCGGCGTGGCGCGGATCGGCGGCGCGTTCGATGCGGCGGATGATTTCGGCTATCTGCATGCGCGAAAACAAAAGGCGCTTTCCTGTGGACACACCTCAAGAAAGCGCCTTTTCACTCCGTAAGGCCGCATCCGGCCTTTTTTCGATTCGGGTCTGGGAGAAACGATGCGCAATGGTTTCCCTTTCTGGTGGGCCCACCAGGATTCGAACCTGGGACCTGCCGGTTATGAGCCGGTGGCTCTGCCAACTGAGCTATAGGCCCGATGAAAATGTCTTGTGGGAACTTGGTTTTTTAGCACCGGTATGCTACGTCGTCAAGATTTTTCCGCCTTGCCGACCTTGCCCGTCTCTTTGAGATAGGAGATGGCCGACTTTCCGGCCTTGGCCCCCTCGCCCACGGCCACGCTGATTTGCAAGAACCTGCCCACGCAGTCGCCCGCGGCGAATATCCCGGGAACCCCGGTTTTCTGGTCATGGTCCGCGTCGATGAAGGCCCCGCGCAGCGGCAGTCCCAGGGTCTTGGCGAAGTCCAGGGCCGAGGCCTGGCCCATGGCCACAAAGATGCCGTCCAAGGGCACGTCCTGGCCGTCGTTGGTGTGCGCCGTGGTCAGGGCCGGTTCGCCGGACAGGGTTTTCAGCGTCTCCTGGCGCACCGCAATGCCCGCCTGGGCCAGGCGTTCGGCGAATTCCCCGCTCATGCTGGGGGCCTTGCCCTGGGTGTAGATGGTGACCTTTTGGGTGAAGGTGGTCAGTTCCAGGGCCTGGTTGGCGGCGTAGTCGCCCTCGCCGAGTACGGCCACGGTCTTTCCACGGTAGAAAAACCCGTCGCAACTGACGCAGTAGGACACCCCCTTGCCCTCGTAGTCCGCGATGTTGGTGATGCCCGGGCGGACCCGGGCCACGCCTGCGGCGATGACGATGCTGTCGGCCGCGTATTCGTTCTTGTCGGTTTTCACCGTAAAACCGCCAGCGTCCCCGTAGTGGGCCCCAAGCACGCGCTCGCAGCGCAGGCTGGCCCCGAAGCGCCGGGCCTGAGCCGCGCCGCGTTCGATCAGTTCCTTGCCGGTGATGGTCTCGGGAAACCCGAAATAGTTGTCGATGTCGTAGTCGCCCGCAACCTTGGGGTCGCATCCGAGGACCAGGGTGCCCACACCGGCCCGGGCCGTATAGATGGCGGCCGACAGTCCGGCCGGACCCGCTCCGATGATGAGGCATTGTGCATGTTCCATATCGCTCTCCAGGAAAAAAGTTTCAACTGGTCAGTTAGGTCCGGTCAGGGGGACAGTCAATCCCGACATTCGGCAATTCCTCATTTTTTATGGACAAAAGATATGATTGCGCTTAACCTGTAACACACTGGAATATGTCGGGCGGCCTGCCTGTGTCGCGCATGGCGGCCGCTCCTGATGGCGAGTATCCAAGGAGGTCTGGAGATGAAAACCGTCAAGATATTGCTTGTCGCACTGGCGTTGAGCGCGGGGTTGGCCGGATGCGTGGTCGCAGTCGATCCGCCGCCGCGTTCGGTGGTGGTGGTGCGCGACCCCTACGCCCCGGTGCGCACGGTGAGCGCCAGCGTCAATCTGCGGACATGCCCCTCCACCTCGTGCGGCGTGATCATGACCCTGCGCAAGGGGGACAACGTGCGGGTGATCGGCCGCGACGGCAGCTGGGTCAACGTGGTGGTCATCGGTCCCGAAACCGAGGGCTGGATGTCGTCCAACTACCTGTTCTGGTAATGACCAGGCGCCCCGCGCGCCGCTCGATCCAAGGAGATGCCGCTATGGTTCTGCGTAACGCGATGATCTGGTTCTGCCTTGTCCTGGCGGCGGTGTTCGCCGCAGGGTGTCAGGTGCGCGTCGAGGGTCCGCCCCGATCCGAGGTGGTGGTTGTCGAGGAGGTCCGCACGGTGCGCGGCACGGCCGAGGTGCGCACCTGCCCGAGCATGTATTGCGACGTGCGCATGACGGTCTATCGCGGCTGGCAGGTTCGGGTGCTGGGCTACCGGGACGGCTATGCCGAGGTGGCCGTGGTCGATACCCACGTGCGCGGCTGGATACTCACCCGGATGCTGTATTGATCATTCGACCCTGCGTCTTTCTTTGTGGGCCGGGTTTTTCCCGGCCCTGTTTTTTTCTTGGGCGTCCAGGGTCCGGCCTTGATCTTCCGGGTCGATTTGGCTAGCACTCCCTGAATGCAACTGAGTTGCATGACACGAGTCCGACAACCCGGAGGAATCTTCATGAAACGACTTTTTTGCGTGATCGCGTCCATTGCCGTCCTGGCCCTTGGCAGCCTTCCGGCCCTGGCCGCCCCCCTGCCCGTCACCGTCAGCATCGCCCCCCAGGCCTACTTCGCCAAGCGCATCGGAGGCGACAGGATCGCCGTCACGGTCATGGTTCCGGCCGGGGCCGACGCCCACACCTTCGAGCCCAAGCCCAGCCAGATGGCCGCCTTGCAGAAGGCCAGGCTTTATTTCGCCGTGGGCATCGACTTCGAAAGGGCCTGGCTGCCCCGGTTCGCCGACGTCAACAAGGCCATGACCATCGTCGAGACGGACAAGGATATCGTCAAAATCGCCATGACGCCCCACTCCCACGACCATGACCACGACGCCGCCGAGGCTGGTCATGATCATGACCACGACGCGGACAAGCCTCAGGCCGGTCACGGGCACGACGCCGCCAAGTCCGAGGCTGCGGCCGCCGCCCCGGCCGGTCATGAGCACGGCCACGAGGACCACGGACACCATCATGAAGGCCTGGACCCGCATGTCTGGCTGGGGCCGTCCCAGGTCAAGATCCAGGCCACGGCCATGCGCGACGCCCTTATCGCGGCCGACCCGGCCGGGGCCGACGCCTACCGGGCCGGATACGAGTCCCTTTCCGCCGACATAAGCGCCCTGGACAAGAAACTGCGGGCCGCCTTCGCCGCCGTCCCGGAGGGGCAGCGGAAATTCATGGTCTTTCACCCGGCTTGGGGGTATTTCGCCAAACAGTACGGTCTGACCCAGGTTCCAGTGGAGAGCGAGGGCAAGGAGCCCGGCCCGGCCCAGCTTGCGGCCCTCATCGACGAAGCCAAAAAGGATGGGGTCCGGGTCGTTTTCGTCCAACCCCAGTTTTCCGACCGCAACGCCGAGGTGGTGGCGAAGGCCATCGGCGGTTCGGTGGTTGGCGTTGATCCCCTGGCCGAGGACTGGCTGGCCAACATGGAGAAGGTGGCGGCGGCCTTCCAGGCGGCCATGAAATAAACCCGGCGCATCGAAAATCCGGGGGGGCTCTTGATATGGGATTCCAAAGGGCGAAGCCCTTTGGCCGCCGGAGGCTTCCCGCAACGACGCAGAAACAAGGAATCAGAATGCCCGAACCCGTTGTGTCCGTTGCCGGGGTATCGTTCGCCTATGACGGCCAGGAAGTTCTTTCGGGCGTGGATCTGACCGTGGCCCGGGGGGATTTTCTGGCCGTGCTCGGCCCCAACGGCGGCGGCAAGACCACGCTTTTGCGCCTGATCATGGGCCTTTTGCAGCCCGGGAAAGGGCAGGTGCGCGTTTTCGGCCACGACCCGGCCCGGGCCCGGGGCCGAATCGGATATGTGCCCCAGCAGGTGGCCGGGGGCATGCTGCGGCGGGACTTTCCGGTCACCGTGCGCGAGGTGGTGCTCATGGGGCTTCTGGGCCCCGGGCGCATGGGCGGGCGGCGCGGCTTCTGGTGGAGCGCGGCGGACAAACGGCTGGCCGAGACGGCCCTGGCCCGGGTGGAGATGGACCGCTACGCCGCACGCCGCTTCCCGGCCCTGTCCGGCGGGCAGCAAAAACGGGTGCTCATCGCCCGGGCCCTGGTGGCCGATCCGGAGCTTCTGATCCTGGACGAACCCACGGCCAACATCGATCCCCAGGGCAAGTTCTGCTTCCACGAGGTGCTCTCCCGGCTCACCCGGGACGTGACCACCATCGCCGTCAGCCACGACCTGAGCTTGCTCACCGCCGGGGTCACGGCCGTGGCCTGCGTCAACGGCGCCCTGGCCTATAACCCGGCCCCGGAACTGACCCAGGAGATGATCGCGCTGATCTACGGGGTCCACAGCCATCGCTGCCCCATGGACGCGTTTATCCGGGGCATTCCCTCCATGCTCGACCTGCGTCGCGCATCCCTCGAGACCCCCCATGCTTGACGCCCTGTCCTTCGAGTTCATGCAAAACGCCCTTTTGGCCGGGCTTCTGGCCTCGGTGGCCTGCGGCGTCATCGGCGCCCTGGTGGTGGTCAACCGGCTGGTGTTTCTGGCCGGAGGCGTGGCCCATGCGGCCTACGGCGGGGTGGGGCTGGCCTTTTTCCTGGGGCTTCCGGTGTTGCCCATGACCTTCGGCTTCACAGTCGTCTCGGCCCTGGCCATGGGCACGGTGACGCTTCGCCGGGCCGAGCGGGCGGATACCATGGTCGGGGTCATGTGGGCCGCCGGGATGGCCCTGGGGATCATCCTCATCGACCTGACCCCGGGCTACAACACGGATCTCATGAGCTTTTTGTTCGGCTCCATCCTGACCGTGCCCGGGGCGGACATCTGGCGCATGGCCGTCATGGACGTGGTCATTTTGGGGCTGACCCTTTTGTATTACAAAGAACTGGCGGCCATGTCCTTCGACCGCGAGTTTTCCGAGGTGCGCGGCGCGCCCGTGGTCTTTCTGCACTATCTGCTTCTGGCCATGACCGCCGTGTCCGTGGTCATGCTCATCCGGGTGGTGGGGCTGATCCTGGTCATGGCCCTTCTGACCATCCCGCCGTATCTGGCCGAGCGGCGTGCGAGCTCGCTTTTGGGCATGATGGGCCTGTCCGCCCTGTGCAGCATCATCTTTTGCGCGGCGGGACTTCTGGTCGCCTACCGCTTCGACCTGACCTCCGGGGCCTCCATCATCGCCGTGGCCGTGGCCGCTTTTTTTGCCGTGGGCCTTTTCGACGCTCTCCGGGCACGTCTTTCCGGTAGGGCCGGGCGGGGCGGACGTGACGGGGCCCGGGAAAACGGGGGAGGGGCATGATGTCCGACGCCAAGTTCCGGGACATCCTGCGTGAGGTCGGCATCGAGGCCACTCCCATCCGGTTGGCGGTCCTGGCGGCCATGGCCGAAGAGGGACGGGCCGTGAGCGCCATGGAGATTGTGTCGGCTGTTCGCCGGAACCGCCCGGCCAACAAGGTCACGGTTTACCGGGCGCTCGATCTGTTCGTGGAGAAGGGGGTGGCCTTACGACACGCCCTGGAGGACCGGGCCTTTCGCTACTGTCTGGGCGCGGCCCACCACTCGGCCTTCCATTGCCATGTCTGGTGCCGCCTGTGCGGCCGCATGGAATGCGTGTCCGAGACGGCCGTCGGGCTCGGCTCGGGCGAACTCGGGGAACGCCTGGGCATGGAGGTCACGGGCGTGGAAATACGCATCGACGGCATCTGCGGCCACTGTCGCCGGGCCGGAGAGGGAGCGCCCTCCCGGCCGTCGCATTGACGCCCACGCTGCAAAACGGATATCCTGGCCGCAGCATCCGTCATCCACACCCTTTTGCGGAGTCCCCGACCCATGGCCCAGCAAAAAGTCGCCCTTATTACCGGCATTACCGGTCAGGACGGCGCGTACCTGGCCGAGTTTCTGCTCGAAAAAGGCTATCTGGTGCATGGCATAAAGCGCCGGTCATCCTTATTCAACACTCAGCGCATCGACCATCTCTATCGCGACCCCCACGACACCGGACGCCGCATGATCCTGCATTACGGCGATATGACCGACGCCACCAACCTCATCCGCATCGTCCAGCAGGTGCAGCCCGACGAGATCTACAATCTGGCCGCCCAAAGCCACGTCAAGGTGTCTTTCGAGTCGCCCGAATACACGGCCAACGCCAACGCCCTCGGCCCATTGCGACTGCTTGAGGCCATCCGCATCCTGGGGCTGGAAAAAAAGACCCGCTTCTACCAGGCCTCCACCTCGGAACTCTTCGGGAAGGCCACTGAAACCCCCCAGACCGAGACCACCCCTTTTTATCCCCGCAGCCCCTACGCCGCAGCCAAGCTCTACGCCTACTGGATCACCGTGAACTATCGCGAGGCCTACGGCATGTTCGCCTGCAACGGCATCCTTTTTAACCACGAGTCCCCGGTGCGCGGCGAGACCTTCGTCACCCGCAAGATAACGAGGGCCCTGGCTCGCATATCGCTCGGCCTGCAAGAGCGGTTGTATCTGGGCAATCTCGACGCCAGGCGCGACTGGGGCCATGCCAGGGACTACGTGGAGATGCAGTGGCTCATGCTCCAGCAGGACACGCCCGAAGACTATGTCATCGCCACGGGCATGCAACATTCCGTGCGCGACTTTGTGATGATGGCCGCGCACGCGGTGGGCATCCCCCTGCGTTTTACGGGTTGCGGGATCGAGGAGAAGGGATGCCATGCCGAGACCGGACAGTGCCTTGTAGCTGTCGATCCGCGCTATTTCCGGCCCACGGAGGTGGAAAGCCTGCTGGGAGATGCGGCCAAGGCCCGGCGGAAGCTGGGCTGGACGCCGCGCATCACCCTGGAGGAACTCGTTGCCGACATGATGCGCACGGATGTGCATGAGGCGAGGCGCGACGCCCTGTGCCGGAAAGAAGGCTATTCCACCTTCTGCTTCAACGAGGAATAGGTCGGGGGGCGCGGAGCCGTTTTTTAAGGGTGCGCCCTTGACAGTGCCCTTTTCGGGAACTACCTCAAACCGTCCCTGCACTGCGGGGCGATCATGATCGGCCGACGCCCGGGGCGCGGCTGTTCCCTTATCCCCAAAAAAAACACGCGCCGCCTGGGCGCGCGCGCATACGGAAAGGAGCTTGACATGGCCTATGACATCCGGCTGATGAAACTGGTCAACGGTGAAACCATCCTGGGTAAAATGGATGAAAGCGGCAAAAAATTGACCGATGTGGCCATCCTCCAGACCGTGCCCACCCAGCAGGGCGTGCAGATGCTTATTCTGCCCTTCGGCTATCCCTTCGAAACCGAGGTCGGCGGGGAGATTTCCACGGAACATGTGATGTACGAATACAAAAAGTTCCCCGAAGAGATCAAAACCAAGTATCTGGAAGCCACCAGCAACCTCACCCTGTCCACGGCCGGGGATCTGCGGACCATCAAGAACATGGCCGGGCCCGCCAAGGGCGGCCTGGGCGGACTGATCACGAAGTAGCGCGAAACGGCCGCCGTCGGCTGTTTCCACCTCTCGCCACGGTTTCGACTGCATCCGGCCGCCGCATGGGCGCTTACCCTGCGGCGGTCCTTCCCT
Above is a genomic segment from Desulfolutivibrio sulfodismutans DSM 3696 containing:
- a CDS encoding metal ABC transporter solute-binding protein, Zn/Mn family, whose translation is MKRLFCVIASIAVLALGSLPALAAPLPVTVSIAPQAYFAKRIGGDRIAVTVMVPAGADAHTFEPKPSQMAALQKARLYFAVGIDFERAWLPRFADVNKAMTIVETDKDIVKIAMTPHSHDHDHDAAEAGHDHDHDADKPQAGHGHDAAKSEAAAAAPAGHEHGHEDHGHHHEGLDPHVWLGPSQVKIQATAMRDALIAADPAGADAYRAGYESLSADISALDKKLRAAFAAVPEGQRKFMVFHPAWGYFAKQYGLTQVPVESEGKEPGPAQLAALIDEAKKDGVRVVFVQPQFSDRNAEVVAKAIGGSVVGVDPLAEDWLANMEKVAAAFQAAMK
- a CDS encoding SH3 domain-containing protein gives rise to the protein MKTVKILLVALALSAGLAGCVVAVDPPPRSVVVVRDPYAPVRTVSASVNLRTCPSTSCGVIMTLRKGDNVRVIGRDGSWVNVVVIGPETEGWMSSNYLFW
- a CDS encoding metal ABC transporter ATP-binding protein is translated as MPEPVVSVAGVSFAYDGQEVLSGVDLTVARGDFLAVLGPNGGGKTTLLRLIMGLLQPGKGQVRVFGHDPARARGRIGYVPQQVAGGMLRRDFPVTVREVVLMGLLGPGRMGGRRGFWWSAADKRLAETALARVEMDRYAARRFPALSGGQQKRVLIARALVADPELLILDEPTANIDPQGKFCFHEVLSRLTRDVTTIAVSHDLSLLTAGVTAVACVNGALAYNPAPELTQEMIALIYGVHSHRCPMDAFIRGIPSMLDLRRASLETPHA
- a CDS encoding Nif3-like dinuclear metal center hexameric protein, producing the protein MSTGKRLLFSRMQIAEIIRRIERAADPRHAAAWDKCGIQIAGSADACDKLAVGLDPTPATVRAALDWGARFILTHHPLLLAPRLPDRRDAYHEVLRLTLSSGAWLYAAHTSLDVRPDGPAGWPMRDFGLKNVCVLEPTGPLPGHADPARLPDGLREMGFGLAGDLPAPLPYGEFLDTLAGLTGRTFFTLAGRPPENVVRVAFCPGSGSDLAQAAAKARADILVTGDLKYHQALEAPIPVLDVGHFCLEERMMRLLADTFAEELGPLGVEVRHFPGRDPLAPCLVGGQTWRKPE
- a CDS encoding metal ABC transporter permease; this translates as MLDALSFEFMQNALLAGLLASVACGVIGALVVVNRLVFLAGGVAHAAYGGVGLAFFLGLPVLPMTFGFTVVSALAMGTVTLRRAERADTMVGVMWAAGMALGIILIDLTPGYNTDLMSFLFGSILTVPGADIWRMAVMDVVILGLTLLYYKELAAMSFDREFSEVRGAPVVFLHYLLLAMTAVSVVMLIRVVGLILVMALLTIPPYLAERRASSLLGMMGLSALCSIIFCAAGLLVAYRFDLTSGASIIAVAVAAFFAVGLFDALRARLSGRAGRGGRDGARENGGGA
- a CDS encoding Fur family transcriptional regulator; protein product: MMSDAKFRDILREVGIEATPIRLAVLAAMAEEGRAVSAMEIVSAVRRNRPANKVTVYRALDLFVEKGVALRHALEDRAFRYCLGAAHHSAFHCHVWCRLCGRMECVSETAVGLGSGELGERLGMEVTGVEIRIDGICGHCRRAGEGAPSRPSH
- a CDS encoding NAD(P)/FAD-dependent oxidoreductase codes for the protein MEHAQCLIIGAGPAGLSAAIYTARAGVGTLVLGCDPKVAGDYDIDNYFGFPETITGKELIERGAAQARRFGASLRCERVLGAHYGDAGGFTVKTDKNEYAADSIVIAAGVARVRPGITNIADYEGKGVSYCVSCDGFFYRGKTVAVLGEGDYAANQALELTTFTQKVTIYTQGKAPSMSGEFAERLAQAGIAVRQETLKTLSGEPALTTAHTNDGQDVPLDGIFVAMGQASALDFAKTLGLPLRGAFIDADHDQKTGVPGIFAAGDCVGRFLQISVAVGEGAKAGKSAISYLKETGKVGKAEKS
- the gmd gene encoding GDP-mannose 4,6-dehydratase, with protein sequence MAQQKVALITGITGQDGAYLAEFLLEKGYLVHGIKRRSSLFNTQRIDHLYRDPHDTGRRMILHYGDMTDATNLIRIVQQVQPDEIYNLAAQSHVKVSFESPEYTANANALGPLRLLEAIRILGLEKKTRFYQASTSELFGKATETPQTETTPFYPRSPYAAAKLYAYWITVNYREAYGMFACNGILFNHESPVRGETFVTRKITRALARISLGLQERLYLGNLDARRDWGHARDYVEMQWLMLQQDTPEDYVIATGMQHSVRDFVMMAAHAVGIPLRFTGCGIEEKGCHAETGQCLVAVDPRYFRPTEVESLLGDAAKARRKLGWTPRITLEELVADMMRTDVHEARRDALCRKEGYSTFCFNEE
- a CDS encoding SH3 domain-containing protein translates to MVLRNAMIWFCLVLAAVFAAGCQVRVEGPPRSEVVVVEEVRTVRGTAEVRTCPSMYCDVRMTVYRGWQVRVLGYRDGYAEVAVVDTHVRGWILTRMLY